Part of the Anopheles gambiae chromosome 3, idAnoGambNW_F1_1, whole genome shotgun sequence genome is shown below.
AACCTCTGGGGGGGAGTTCGTTTTCCCAAGACGCGTCCCGTACTCATTTGTCAGCTCTGTTACCCCTTTTTCTCTACGCTCCCAGCACGCTCCTTTACCAACGGGACTACAACCGGGAGGCTTCCTCGGGAGGCGACCACATTTGTCATCCACCATTAGCAGTAGTGTTATTTCATGCATAATGTACGAACTCAGGGGGGGGGCCAGGACACAGCATAGGTCGCCTGGCTGCTGTTTGGCGCATTGGCTCGCGTAGAAATAAGCGAAGGCGCACGTGGGCGTTGGCGTATTGTTTCTTGCGCTACGCCGACGTGCTGTGGCTTGTAATTGGGTACGCAAATGGACACAGTTTATCATGTGTGACATGGTGAGCATGAAAAAAGGGTTAAAATGATTGAATGCAAGACAGGAGAGCTTGCTTGCAAAAGGTTTTGAGAAATGATGATGGTTCGGGTTAGTATTACCATATCACATAATTTTGTCGCGTGTCATTTGTTTCGGCGCGGCGATGTATGGAAGGTAAGTTAAggttttgaaaaatgaaactaTCAAGCGTATCAAAACACTCTCACCCAACGGGGCCGATTAAACGATCTCGCAGCCAAAGCAAACGAAGCATACTCCGTTCCTCGCAACAGATCCGGCCGTTAATCACCGCTTCTCGTAAagccaaagcaaacaaacaaacaaacaaacagcctGCTCACAATGAGATCGAAAGTGCGTCCGGACGACACGGAAACGCATTACGCTCGAGCAAACAATGGAATGAAGCGTTCAATgcgcaaaccacacacacacacacacacacacattgagaGGGATGAAGAAAGAGAGGAAATTATGCAAATAAGCCACGAACCCTTTCATGTTTGGGGGAGATGttggttgctttttgttttgtttttaaactgcGTTTGGTTTGCGGTAATGTGACAAAATTGTGTGTTGCAATTGCAGCGACCTTAATTACATTAAACAAGTGAGTCAAGGTGAAcgtttttttaccttttgtaTGCAGTTTGAAGTAACTCAGCGCCGTGTTAATTGGTCAGAGGTAAAGTTGTAATGCTGCTGTAAATTAAATCAAGTTCTCAACAGTTCCTGAAAGCGCCCTCACTTTCAAAGGAACGACATAAAAGTGATCAAATTTCGCACGAAAAGCTTAATTCCAACCAGCCACGGTTCGCAGTAAGTGGACGTAATTAAGAACAAACTTACCTTCGACCGAACAGCAAACAGCGACAGCGGAAAATAGGATAAACCAAATTAAGGTCAGCGTTGTTTACCAAAGTCCAAGCATTGACAGTTCGGGAGGGTTCGTCTTCAACCGACGCCGCCTGTTGCTTTGATCAAGCTCTTTCTTCCATTCCCGTCAACAGCAACCGAGCTTTGAGCTCTTGAAGCAACTACCCAGACCAACGAGCCTTACCATGGCAACTTGGTGCTGGAGCTTGTAAaactatttttcattttctttccacCCCTGTCTGCTCCACGTTTCGAGACGTTGCCCGTGCGGTGAAAATGTCAAAcgaaaaacagagaaaaaaagagccaCCATATTCCACCAATATCTGCCATGCTGAATGTGTAAGTACAGGATTCTTTCCAcaactttattattattttttttaattttacgtttttttgcttttttatttctttgtgtttgaaatgtaaattgaaACTTGTATCGGTATCGGGCGTGCTTGCGagcggaagagagagagagatgagcgAAGAGGGCATAGGGAGAAACGGGATGGGATGGGAAAGTTTCTTTCTACTTTTCTACGGTGGtgctatattttttttgtaagaatTTAATTTCCTCCCCTTCTCAAACTCCTTATCTTCTACCTCCCTCTCCCGCACACGCCATCTCTATCTCCTTGTCTCGCCCTATCCTCTTTTGACAAACTATGCCACTACAAAGGGATTGACTTAGTTATTTATGGGGTTGTTTGTTGTGTCTGAATGtgtgtaggtttttttttgcatttagtTTTAGGACCTTTTGTATTGGTTGTCAACATATGATTTTTACAATATTACAATTCCCATCTCTCTTCATATCTCTCTGACCCTCCCTTATGCCCCTCGGGTGTGTTGAATGTCCCTACTTTCACCTCGCGTACCGTCACCGTCATCAGCAGTCCCccagttttgcttttgttttgtgttgccttttacttttttgctgCCAAATGGAAGGGACCCCTTTGGAGTGCTTTGGAGGTTTgaaatacacacaaatacacctACATACAGAGCTATATCGTACAGGTTTGGAacagtttttaaatatttttttgcttaaagTATGCTTGAGCCCTTTTTATGTTTgcttatttatgtatttttgttttttttttttgtttcatatgCCCCTTTTATATTCCGCCCAGCCGCCCTGAAGTCTATTTCTCCCAGGATCCCCGCATCCAGGACCGTGCACGGCTCCCCCTGTCTCTGTCTGTCGATCTCGATCAGCCCGATCGGGATGTCAACACACGGGGGAACACGTGTCCGGCCCGAGACGAGGACAAAATTGTGCATGGTACTGGTAAATGATTGTATCTTAATgacgacacgcacacacggagGATTTGCCCCAAACAGGAAAACGGATATTAATACGAATAAGATAGGCGCCATTGTGCtgaggatgtgtgtgtgtgtgtgtttgttaattgatttctttttttttttttgtttttctttaatgTTCTGCCCAACGGGAGGGTATAAATGTATACATATTTATGGGTAATTGTTTGTATGGAAGGGATTGTGCCCATGTAGCAACAAGCTCACTCCCAATCATCGCTCTCCCGACCTTCTCCTCTCCCATCCATCGACTAAAAACGGattaaagatgtttttttcttctttttgcggACACGAGCGGACAATGGAAAACAGTTTTACAGATTATATTACTGAGGGGTTTTCTCTTCACTTTCCTACACTTGTGGATACAATGGAGAGCGGTTTTGGGTAACAGTTTGCGTATCGTGTCGtgtgttgatgaaaatatccGAAAACCAGCGTAACCGGGACACGTGCGGCAAGGGCTGTAGCAAACCGACCGGATCCCTTGAGCCTTCTCGCTTGCTGGTAGAGGATCTGGAACCGGTGTCGATCACCCGCGGTCCCGTTTTGgccttttatttttgttcattgtgATGACGTTCGGACTTGGCGGCAGTATTGCCCAGCTTAGCCCAGGAAGCGGATGTTTGTGAAGATGGCTTTGGCCGGACGCTTTCGGTTGCAGAAGTTGACCGTCTTCTGGTGGTTGCCGATTCGGTTTTCGTGCAGCCCAACGAGCAGCTTGAACACGTCCTCACGGCTCGGGACGCACAGGTAGCGGGCTTCGGCATCGTAGCTACAGAAGGAGGAAGAGGggatgcaaaaaaagaaaggtttaACGTTAGTGAAATGCAAATCAGGACAAATTGGGGTCCAAATATTGCAATGGCTGAATGTCTTTGGCGgaaataatgaataaatttaaaatgcatGAATGTCGGACAGGATTCACCTGCCATTTGTGTCTACAattgaattgtattttttgaAAGCCTTAAGGACAATTGTAATGATGTTGAACATACTTCCTTTAAAATGGCATAAAATGTCTTCCTGTAacagaaaaatacatttaaatacattaacctaaaaacataaaaaaaattaattataatatAATGAAATGGATCATTTTGAAGGctaaaacatttttattgttggcTGTGCTTTTCAAAACCTTTATAGTAAGAAAAAAGATAATGAAACAAGTATGTTAATTCTAAATGTtaacatttaaatatttttttgctttttagtacattttaaaattataaagtCACTGAACATATCTTATCCAATctttaaaaattattgaaattatcTTATCAATTATTATTGATAAACATATAAGAGACAGTTACACTATTGGAAACGGAAAACGACAAATTTAGAATTGAAGAAAAACATTAACCAATGCTTTCAAAAAACGCTGTAATAACGGTAGAAACTATTTTTGAAACTAAACTCCTAccaaaagaatgaaaaggaaaagccCACTCCTTAATCAAACAGACCGCTTCTTCTCTCTCCAGCTAAACAACACCTCACAATGAAAGCTGTTTAGATTCGATTTTCGAGAATCCCACCGTTACAAACCGGCGCGAATCGTTTCACGATCCCATCGCCTACCAAATGCTTCTTTCAATTTCGATTTACAATTCCACGTTGCTTCTTCATTCCAACTCGTGCTCCACACTTACGTTCGGCTGCGTGCGTTCTGACGCTTCCAGGGATAGCGCCTGTAGTACCGTCCGGACCGTTTGCCACCGTTCGGCGTGAGCTGCTGCGTCCGCATTCGACCGCCATCACCCAGCGGTCCATCCTCCTCGCCAAAGCCTTCCTCGTCATCCTCGGCATCGTCATCATCTTCCAGCGCAGCGTCGCTGCCGTCGGTTGTGTCATCTCCGTCGACTTGCGTGCGAGCCCGCACCGAGCCCGCCTTGCCGGCCGCATCCTCGATGTAGACAATCGGCAGCGGTCCCTCGGGCAATTCCGTCAGCAGCTTCATCAGCAGATTCGATTTGATTTCGATGTCCTCCTCCTGCTTGATGCGCTCCAGCTGCTCCCGGATCAGATCGATGCTTTCCATCATGCGCCCGGTCGgctgggggtggtggtggtggggggaGGGAGCCACCTCTTCGTGGTCGACCACCCGCGGTCCACTAATGGCGCCGAGTGCGGCTAGCAGCAGCGGATTGTCGCCGATCTCGTTGTCGGCCGGGTCGAGGACCTGCGGCTCCTGCGGTATGTCCAGCGGCGGTGGTCCCCCGTGGCCAATGAAATCTGAAATTTGAAGGAAGCAGGTAGGATGCTTTTAAGCGTGAGTGGTGGGCcgcacgtatgtgtgtgtgtgaaggggcGTGAAAAATCGAGGAAGTTTCAGGACGCTCCCCGGAGGCGACAATAGGCGACTAAATCAAGCAAAACTGTTTGTGCTTGGGCGATGGGGAAAGTGagtatttttgtttcgtgATTGAATGGTGTTTGAAGATAAGGATTTTTCTCTgtcagtgagtgtgtgtgtgcgacgaACACTTAGCTCCTGTGGGAAATATCATCCGTCTTTGGTAAAGCGTATCGGAGGAAGAAagatgagtcgatagagcaGCCAAGCGTTGATGTATCGCGATAACTAGCACAACAGACGGCTTTATCAATACAGTATCGTACGAATGGTTGTTTAATTAAGTCAAATCTTGAGCTTCCAGTTAATTAATTATGTAAATCAAGACACTTCttgattaataaataataaaaggcATCTAAAACCctattttgcatacttttaggctcTCTATCACTAATGCATCAAACATCccattttgcatacttttaggagGTCTATCATTCAAGCATCTAGAATCCATTTTGCATACTTGTAGGCGCTCATCGCTCAAGTTTGAACAGTCTAATCAAGGAaaaccttttttgtgtttaagGTTTGTCGTTAGATGTAGTTTTTACTGCCTCAAATCTCATACTGTATAAAGACGAACAAACGCCAGTAAACTGAATCTTTAAATAGAACGATTTTAGTATTCTTAGTATTTATCCAACGCCATAAACTCTTGTAAACATGCTCTTACGATTAATTAATCTAAAATGAAATACCTTGTATTTGATTCTATCTTCACCTCCTACTTCCTTGAAATGCATTCCGTTAAAGATGGTACAATTACTAGAAAGCAGCTCAAATAGACGTGCAGTAAACAAGACCCTTACCGAAATGTTACCTTATCTGTGCTAGAACACCAGAATTAAATCTGTCTGCTAATGTAAGCGACagtcataaaaaaagaactttTCAACTTTAAAGAGGATGTCACCACCTCTCACGGGATGCATCACTTATCAAGCCAATTTCAACAGTCATGTGTGAGTGAAATCAATAAACACGTAACGATGACAACGTCAAGCTACGCACTCAATGGTGAAGTACACTCAAAAAGTCAATCGAAAGAACTCACATTCAATAAGCATTGTCATCGCTTTCGGAAAAGAGCTTCGAAGAGAAACTgataaaaaggaagaagatgAGGAAAAAAGGTATCAGTTCCCTTCCCTTTCCGCCAAAAACCTGCTACAAGTGGCTGCCAATACCCATCTTCACCAGGTCTACGTGAGTGTCAGTTTCATTTGAACCGTTTAGTAAAATTGATTGCCAGATTAAGttccgaggggggggggggggtttatgATTAACCCACGTTCCTGGAATCGTGGGTTCTATTCGCTTTGATCCTAAGGAGGCCTATACTTCTGTTCCAGATATCCGGATGGGTACCGATGGGGACGAATAAATGTCCCACGTGACAAGCACCAAGACAGACGTAAATAGTATTTCTCGCAttttctttccctcatttAGTACTCCAATGCAAGGCGTAAAATGAAGGTGCAGGAGTTTGTCTGTCCCGAAATAGTAAGCATTAACCGATCGTGCACGTGGCCGTATGTGTTGACTGTTTAGGAGCAGCTCGGCCGGTTCTGCGTCTTCTGCACACCATAATCACCATTCATGATATCCGTTATCAATCTCAATTACGATCCTACGCGTGGTGCATGGGAGGCTGTTGCTTAAATGGTTCCCTTTGTCCGAGCATTACCGTAACAAGGCTGCTATTTGACCTGCTTTCCTCTATCAGCACGTGAGTTTGGCTCTACCTGTACCTACGTCCTCTTAAAGCGAGCAGGACATTTATAGAACTCCAATGCTACTCGTAACACATTTCCCACTCTTCCTTATTTAACGGTAAGCTTCCAGAAGACTGGGTGGGCTTTTGGTAGAATTGATACTACTTTCACTACTCCACAGCTACATCCGGAACATTCCTCAGGCAACAGGGGTAAGATAAAATGGGTCTtggttaaatttaatttcagtCACTTACCATCCACACCGCCCTGTCCGCCGATATCGATTGCCGGAAGGGCACGCTGGAATGCTGGCAGCGGTCCGACACCGAACGCTTCCGACGGCCTTTGATCCACGTGCCAACGATGATGGCCACCGGCTGCCGGTGACCCTCCCGGCTCCACCATCCGATGCACGAAACCGGCCATCCGATGCTCCGGCATCCCAGCGCCGCCTGCCAACGGTTGCCGTTGCgactgctgatgctgctgctgctgctgctgctcgctggCTAATGAACCGTGAGAATCGTGGGCAGCGTGTGGACCGCTGCCGTTCAGTCCGGGCTTCGGCCCGGTGACACCACCCCGGAACAGTGTTTCGAGCGGACGGTGCACGGTGTACGGGGCGGTACCATCGTAGCCCCACACGACGGAACCGGTGCTGAGTAGGAGCAGCACACAGATACCGGTGCACATCAACAGCCGTGACATGTTCACGGTGAAGGATTTGGCTCCTTTACGACGCTGGGGTTGGggctgttggtttttttttgcccggTGTTGTTGGATGTTGCTTTTCGTTTTATGTTCACTCACGGTCTAGTATCGATTCACTGAAAACACTGTATGGGAATGAAACTCAAGACACTGTAGCCCCGCTTGATCGGCATTACTGTGACTTCTGTCAGGTCAAATGCGTAGCAAAGGTCACGGCTGTAAGTACACACTATTTAAGCATCAGTAAGCTTTTGTTCACTCCTTCAATAATCAGCGCTGGTCGATCATTAAAATCTAATAAATGCAGTCAAAGTCTTACTCAAGTGCGCTTGGTAAATGATTAACGATTTCACCAGCGGCTagtgattttaataatttacatTCAACAACATTATGATGCAAAGTGCATTGCGACCGTTTAATGATGGCACGATTTCCGCGCGGGCAAAAGACTCAACAAGTGGTCAAGAAATTAATTCCCTGCCGTTCGACCGTTGGTGCACACCATTCACAATGCATAACTTCAGGCGTaaaactgctttttcaggttCGATAAACAGTGAAGAATAGAATTTTACTTCCAATAAGAATTTATTGATTCGTTGGAAAGTGAGCGCAAAACGACCGTTTCATCATTACCGTAATGAGCCTAACGGGGTTGTGCTTGTCTTGGAAAATGAGCTCAAGATCGTTGAGTGGATCCCTGCAGAGTGCCGTGTAATGCGGAGCTTTGACTGGTGTTGTTCAGTTTCTTGTTCGAAACGCTTACGTTGGTAATTTACTCATTAGCAATACTTTCATGTTGTAGAAGTTTTTAGTGAGTCTGTGTGAGACAATACAAAGAAACAAGCGCGGAGCAATCGGTGCACGTCGGTGAGCTTTCCCGTGCGCCCGAAGGTATGCTAATATTTGCAATCTTTTCGACAAAAATAGCCTACTCAAAGACAaaatagtattttatttttaatttaattttgttagACCAGTTGAATATTAAATACTTaagtaataatttaaaagtaTTCAGCTGTCAAATATTGAAGCCTATATGAGCTATATTGTGAAGagtcgatttttttcttctattaatAAcatccagcagcaacaatgaGGTTTTATGCTAGATAACATGTTTCTTGCGACTATTTTTACAACATAATTCTTAGCAACCaacaaatcattcaaaaaacgATGTTTTAAGCCACAAACGTACACTCAAAATCTGCCAAAAAGAGCATCATTACCcggataaaaataaaccttCACTCGAAGCTTCGCTTTCCTAATTGGCGGGTTTTTCCGGTGAGTAACATGTGACAAAGCTAAACCGCATTTGTGGTAACCGAAAGCAGTAACAAACATTCGCTTGGCTGTGGAAGAATTCACGCAGAAGGAAATCAATTTCCCCTTTGTATGCCAATTATTCCCTCATGCACCCGCAAACGTACACCGAAACGAGCAATTATCTATCTTATTAGCCTTGTTTGCTCCCctgtggcggcggcggcattGCTCGTGTCACACGGTGACTGCCTTCGTTTCAGGTGGCGGAAGTTTTccagaaaagaatgaaaaacattCTACCGACACGGAATGTGCCAGACGTACAACGCTTTGCACAGGCTTTAATTGTTGCACTTGCTACGTTCTCTGTCGTCGTGGCGATGTCGGTGGCGTACGGTGGCACTTGGTAAGGCGTTACGTGCTTAAAACACactaaacaaaaacagcaaccaCCTGAAGCCAGTACTGACCTGACACGATACTTAGTATTGACACCATTTGTTTGTGCTGTAAGTTGTATTTAGCACAAAAACATGGAATCAGTTTactagaaaaaataaataaacagtgTGAAAAAATAGGGGAAAAACCAGGAAATCAATAAACACGACCCAGAAACAAATAGCTAAACCACATGAAACGATAGAAAACGCATTTCAAATAAACAGTAACGTGATCCTTCACAACCTACGGCCCTTTTTAGCGATCCGGCCAGCGGTAGAACAACTGAAGGTAGTCCTTGGCAATCCGCAGACCAACCTACGCGAAGCATTCTTTCACCCTCGGGCAGTGTGAACACATTAAAAATCCCAAACGTTTGCATATTTTCCGTCCGTCCGGGTTTTCCaccagcaagcaagcaaaaggcggcaaaaggaaagggaaaacCCCCTCAGCACAAGAATGTATGTCGAACTGATGAACCTAAAAATCTCTAagcgagagcaaaaaaaaaaaaaaaaagaaagaaaccaacaaacgcaaacaaatgTTGCGCACCCGAAACGGAAACGTGTTGCAATGTCTAGTCATCAAACTAGTCACCACTTGTCCGGATGATAGAGGTCGTATTTCTCCATGCtgcgttgcgtttttttgtctttcttttgCCTTCTTCGAACGAGCACCCTTGTGCCGGAGATGAGTTCGTTATTTTGTGGCCCAGGCTGCCCAAGGAATGTAGGATGACCGTGTGAGAGCTGCGTGCGTGTACAACGTGTACAAGGGTCCGAGTTGTGACCGAGTGGGCTGTGTTACGCTTCTCGCACTGCGCActggaaagaaggaaaagcacATTCTGGACGATTCAAACCGGTGAAGGTAGCTATTTTCTGGAGAAAATTAACAAACGTTCCGGGGATGGCTGAGAATTTAAGGTCTTTTTGAGGGAGTTGATTGTACCTTTTACCTGCTAAAATTGGCCCACAGTGTCAAAGAAATACTTCTTTTAGCATGCATTGGCTTGTGCATCAGCAAactggtgtgtttttttgaacTTTTTTGAAACTGAATAGGTTTTTAGTTTCCATTAAATGGAAATTCATTTCTCTGCTAGTTTAAAAATAGGATTATTTCCAATCCTGAGCCATTCACGGTTTAATAGGAATTAATTCGAGCCACATTGTATATCTCTTTGGTTTAATTAGCTAGAAAACGAAAGAAGCTTCAATTATGCTACCAGCACCCGGATGCCCTACCAGGTACACTTAATGCCCATCTCGTTCCATCTCGCGTTCCATCCTTCCCTACCGCGTACTAGTTAATATTCATTGTAGGGcgattttaaatattcattatcGGAGCATGTTTTACCGCTCTTATTAAGCGAGCAAATCGCCACGAACGTCAATCAATTAGTGGGTAAGCTAACAGTAGCTGACTTTTATTCCACCTGATTGGTTCGTTGACTGGTCCAAGATCACAATCTAAAGGCGTACGGAAAAGGGATAAGAAAACTGTAAGAAATGGAAacggaaaagagggaaaaaacacgCTAATGTGCACCAGcacatttaatttaaacccTTAAATTGCGTTAAACTAGATGTAGAACGGTTGGGATGAAGTAAACATGTCACTAAAATAAACTCAATCAGCATGTCACCGTCAACGGTGCTTTGAGCAGCGTGGGCAGCAAAATGGGAATGTTCTAATTTTGACACTTGACTTGGGAACTTTTGGCCATTCGTATTAGGgtcttttgattttttttctctctctctcgtcgaTTTGCTATTTTTGTCCCATTCCCTTGTACCAAGAAATCAAAGTCCGATAAAGGGTCCGAGCTGCCGTAAATGCTCGTTTCTCTTACTTCACCCATGCAGCCGGTCAACCAGTGTTAAGATTTATGGATCTAATGAGTTTCGGCATTGCCACCCAACCCACCGCATCATCGGCAATCGATGCTGAGTAAAGGCAAATGGAACGAGATTGTTCCACGAATTGTGGGCAAATCGCCCGAATCGTCAGACGGCAGCATGCGGATGCTGTTTCAAGCGAATCTGTTTTTCCGTTCGTTTCGCTCCGTTCGGCCGTTCTGCAATTAATGCCATTTTATCGCTTGTCCGTCCGCCGGCCCACCCCCTCTTGTGGCCGGGCCCGTACCGTACCGCCCGCCAGATAGGTCAGAACGTTTAATTAGGAATCGATGGGGTGTCGAGTTGGGTTTTCGGGCATCCGGGTGGTACAAGCGTGAGGGGTGACATTTTTATCCGAAAATTCATTTCCGCTCCACTTGGCAGGGTGaagatttgttgttgttgttgttgtttttttctgtagaCGATACAAA
Proteins encoded:
- the LOC1277529 gene encoding uncharacterized protein LOC1277529, producing MSRLLMCTGICVLLLLSTGSVVWGYDGTAPYTVHRPLETLFRGGVTGPKPGLNGSGPHAAHDSHGSLASEQQQQQQHQQSQRQPLAGGAGMPEHRMAGFVHRMVEPGGSPAAGGHHRWHVDQRPSEAFGVGPLPAFQRALPAIDIGGQGGVDDFIGHGGPPPLDIPQEPQVLDPADNEIGDNPLLLAALGAISGPRVVDHEEVAPSPHHHHPQPTGRMMESIDLIREQLERIKQEEDIEIKSNLLMKLLTELPEGPLPIVYIEDAAGKAGSVRARTQVDGDDTTDGSDAALEDDDDAEDDEEGFGEEDGPLGDGGRMRTQQLTPNGGKRSGRYYRRYPWKRQNARSRTYDAEARYLCVPSREDVFKLLVGLHENRIGNHQKTVNFCNRKRPAKAIFTNIRFLG